The following proteins are co-located in the Candidatus Accumulibacter cognatus genome:
- a CDS encoding lactate utilization protein, protein MSARDRILQRLRAAAPGITPILPDVHAFHAASDAEQPASSHAGRIELFCEKMAFWHGEVVPATHANWPHKLRELCVAKGVRSLLHAEPHAAALQAAGIGGLKPYDRPVEGWKKELFQDTDASLTSTRGGIAETGTLIIWPDASEPRLMSLVPPIHFALLDARQLYDNFFTAMTDQGWSEHLPTNALLVSGPSKTADIQVTLAYGAHGPKELIVLLLLEEGKMEVLQ, encoded by the coding sequence ATGAGCGCGCGTGACCGTATCCTGCAACGCCTGCGCGCGGCAGCACCGGGCATCACTCCAATACTGCCCGACGTGCATGCCTTTCACGCCGCCAGCGACGCTGAGCAACCGGCCAGCAGCCACGCGGGGCGCATCGAACTGTTCTGCGAAAAGATGGCTTTCTGGCATGGCGAAGTGGTGCCGGCGACGCACGCCAACTGGCCGCATAAGCTGCGCGAACTCTGTGTGGCCAAAGGAGTCCGTTCGTTGCTGCACGCCGAGCCACATGCAGCGGCGCTGCAGGCCGCCGGGATCGGCGGGCTGAAACCTTATGATCGACCGGTCGAGGGGTGGAAAAAGGAACTCTTCCAGGATACCGACGCCAGCCTGACCTCGACGCGCGGCGGCATTGCCGAGACCGGCACGCTGATCATCTGGCCGGACGCCAGCGAACCGCGCTTGATGTCGCTGGTGCCACCGATCCATTTTGCGCTGCTGGATGCGAGGCAGCTTTACGACAATTTTTTTACGGCAATGACCGATCAGGGCTGGAGTGAGCACCTGCCGACCAATGCGCTGCTCGTTTCGGGCCCGTCGAAGACCGCCGACATCCAGGTGACGCTCGCTTATGGTGCGCATGGCCCGAAAGAGTTGATCGTCCTGTTGCTGCTCGAAGAGGGCAAAATGGAGGTTCTGCAATGA